One window of the Trifolium pratense cultivar HEN17-A07 linkage group LG2, ARS_RC_1.1, whole genome shotgun sequence genome contains the following:
- the LOC123906327 gene encoding uncharacterized protein LOC123906327 → MEKNLRSSLQSSPQEFITSATKLTLKSSKSILKTLIHSIKPSSDLISSLPKSLNYSIDTTIESFMNLLNSDSENPKTPPTITLRRSSRKNKTETKPQPDKKHKLLERLQILSHISFLCFSHPRKVFDSSDLLPGVEKLHDHLKWLESDSVLCSGIVTICEEWWKEDLPGREHLIPQTVSFLLARSLDLLKKVYVHRVYMLREAFNLFNFEDESAEDLRLLLFRCVISPLYLKTEDGRKFLSSLFRLNDQLEKELLAMIRSQIAFGKKSILEAFGDILFRAWKASPEDSRSGIENGFMQDLIEGSIHASSGAFASRIRTVLGAFINQRTVDGVEKLLYRLAEPVIFRSLQAANSNVRQNALHLLLDIFPLEDPDATKEDKDTLLGKQFFLLERLLVDDCPEVRTIAIEGSCRVLHLFWEVIPSPIITKMLTKIIGDMSHDACNEVRLSTLNGIIYLLDNPHSHEVLKVLCPRLGHLMQDNVLTVQVAVADLLLRLNDVRNFQFNKVVNLDLLLSVLASDQPHVAQKITKLLIPSYFPSTVPIEEACKRCIRLVKRAPMAGAIFCKYAVLEGASKTHLMELVKVFLSLVLSPDQLDAGQIEGFLVAASFLCDILACEPCYMNALKELLAAEKVEGLLTGASTEQAQSSLFNIFSTVCPDSVAGLLEECMTVVTNCHGLPEDVDRQSKIRSAHKLLLSLGGFDDMFETLTTILHKAAYRSHIKFGADMPSHSLTATKMKKSKSSGKFSITSKIINRKKSFEDDYLVAVGVAWQVRDLLQHEDTRKAIFRSQPLEILFFSLKMVSEVSIVHCGQYEYIDISPVLAYMALAVQMTVDNVGTSSQKKGDSKRKKHKIDSSTLLSETVLELTIEHVFNCLEKLFGLDDTVQNRSVDSRNLRSTTGKKNSRKRQRLSLTNAGCPSNGGSVQNKLQHVLCKVKMLTAVLKFMADTTAMCFSPHNNGLFLNYTSKCIQHILSSLNQLCHNKTQFEEEDKKNTIFCLKSSFTYAAKILNVTLPDSGESSIMTSKAFTLANNLLDLIVSIESCLGSAYASRLVAAARPWLPDVVLALGSPSVLQQTDSGSEHSTASEQIKLNFPKWPLVVAKTVLLSAVNEDEGDHECSQPDKYSAFNKLLAMLIILLKKNRSIMDAIGDIFLVCSLVGLEQKDFELALGLLQFVRSKLFNHDDRDWGDMMLSTLQEIYHKIERGVTEPRNDDELEKLNHAKNLIEPLWTYHGWESEKVNMTDD, encoded by the exons ATGGAGAAGAATCTTCGTTCATCTCTTCAATCTTCACCACAAGAATTCATCACTTCAGCCACAAAACTAACcctaaaatcttcaaaatccaTTCTCAAAACCCTAATCCATTCAATTAAACCCTCTTCGGATCTCATTTCTTCTCTCCCTAAATCCCTCAACTATTCCATCGACACCACCATCGAATCCTTCATGAATCTTCTAAATTCAGATTCCGAAAACCCTAAAACCCCTCCGACCATCACCCTCCGTCGTTCTTCCCGCAAAAACAAAACCGAAACCAAACCCCAACCCGACAAAAAACACAAACTTCTTGAACGTCTTCAAATTCTATCTCACATTTCGTTTTTGTGCTTTTCGCATCCGAGAAAAGTTTTTGATTCCTCTGATTTGCTCCCCGGAGTTGAGAAATTGCATGATCATTTAAAATGGTTGGAATCGGATTCGGTTTTGTGTTCGGGGATTGTAACAATTTGTGAAGAATGGTGGAAGGAGGATTTACCGGGGCGCGAACACTTGATTCCTCAAACAGTTTCTTTTCTTCTCGCGAGATCGTTGGATTTATTGAAGAAAGTGTATGTGCACAGGGTTTACATGCTTCGTGAAGcgtttaatttgtttaattttgaaGATGAGAGTGCTGAGGATTTAAGGTTGTTGTTATTTCGGTGTGTGATTTCGCCATTGTATTTGAAAACAGAAGATGGAAGAAAGTTTCTGTCGTCTCTATTTCGGTTGAATGATCAACTTGAGAAGGAATTGTTGGCGATGATTCGTTCGCAGATTGCATTTGGAAAGAAATCTATATTGGAGGCTTTTGGGGACATATTGTTTCGAGCATGGAAAGCTTCACCGGAAGATTCAAGGAGTGGAATTGAAAATGGGTTCATGCAGGATTTAATTGAGGGTTCCATTCATGCAAGTTCTGGAGCTTTTGCTTCGCGTATTAGAACGGTTTTGGGAGCTTTTATTAACCAGAGAACCGTTGATGGGGTTGAGAAACTACTCTATCGACTTGCTGAGCCTGTCATATTTAGGTCTCTACAG GCTGCAAACTCGAATGTTCGTCAGAATGCTTTGCATCTGCTTTTGGACATATTCCCCCTTGAAGATCCTGATGCCACAAAAGAGGATAAGGATACATTGCTTGGTAAGCAGTTCTTTTTGTTAGAAAGGttgcttgttgatgattgtcCAGAAGTGAGAACAATTGCTATTGAGGGTTCTTGTCGTGTCCTTCATCTATTTTGGGAAGTTATTCCGTCGCCAATTATAACAAAGATGCTTACAAAAATAATTGGTGACATGTCCCATGATGCATGCAACGAGGTTAGGCTTTCTACGTTGAATGGCATCATTTATTTGCTTGACAATCCTCACTCTCATGAAGTCCTTAAGGTTCTCTGTCCAAGACTGGGACACTTGATGCAGGATAATGTCCTCACAGTACAAGTTGCTGTGGCAGATCTCTTGCTCCGTCTAAACGATGTCAGAAATTTTCAGTTTAACAAG GTGGTGAATCTTGATTTGCTTTTGTCTGTGCTTGCTAGTGATCAACCACATGTAGCTCAGAAGATAACAAAACTGCTTATACCTTCATATTTTCCCTCAACAGTGCCCATTGAGGAGGCATGTAAACGCTGCATTAGACTTGTAAAAAGGGCTCCAATGGCTGGTGCAATATTTTGCAAGTATGCCGTCTTGGAAGGAGCATCTAAAACTCATCTTATGGAGCTGGTAAAAGTATTCCTGAGTTTAGTGTTGTCACCAGATCAACTGGATGCTGGTCAGATAGAGGGTTTTCTTGTTGCTGCTAGCTTCCTTTGTGATATCTTGGCCTGTGAACCATGCTATATGAATGCCCTCAAAGAGTTACTTGCTGCAGAGAAAGTGGAGGGCTTACTGACTGGGGCATCTACCGAACAAGCTCAATCATCTTTATTCAACATTTTCTCCACCGTCTGTCCAGATAGTGTTGCAGGACTTCTTGAAGAGTGCATGACTGTTGTCACTAACTGCCATGGTTTACCTGAAGATGTTGATCGCCAATCTAAAATAAGGTCTGCACATAAGTTGTTGCTTTCTTTGGGAGGTTTCGATGACATGTTTGAAACCTTAACAACTATACTGCATAAGGCTGCCTATCGTAGTCACATTAAATTTGGAGCAGACATGCCATCACATAGCCTTACAGCTACGAAaatgaaaaaatcaaaatcctctGGAAAATTTTCAATTACATCAAAGATAATTAACAGAAAGAAATCTTTTGAAGATGATTATTTAGTAGCAGTAGGAGTAGCATGGCAAGTTAGAGATTTGCTTCAGCATGAGGATACCAGGAAAGCTATATTTAGATCACAACCTTtagaaatattgtttttttccCTTAAGATGGTATCTGAGGTCAGCATTGTGCATTGTGGGCAGTATGAAtacatagacatatctcctgttttGGCATATATGGCCCTTGCTGTGCAAATGACGGTCGATAATGTTGGCACAAGTAGTCAAAAGAAGGGCGATTCAAAGAGGAAGAAACATAAGATCGATTCTTCTACATTACTTTCAGAG ACTGTACTGGAACTGACAATTGAGCATGTGTTCAACTGCTTAGAAAAACTTTTTGGATTGGATGACACTGTACAAAATCGCAGTGTGGATTCGCGTAACTTGAGGTCAACAACAGGGAAAAAAAATTCCAGAAAAAGGCAAAGGTTATCTCTGACAAATGCTGGCTGCCCGAGTAATGGAG GATCTGTACAAAATAAACTTCAACACGTACTTTGCAAGGTGAAGATGCTTACTGCTGTTCTCAAGTTCATGGCTGATACCACGGCAATGTGTTTTTCTCCTCACAACAATGGATTATTCTTGAATTATACATCAAAATGCATACAACATATCTTGTCCTCATTGAACCAGCTGTGTCATAATAAAACTCAATTCGAGGAAGAGGATAAAAAGAACACTATATTTTGCCTGAAAAGCTCTTTCACCTATGCTGCAAAAATACTCAATGTGACACTACCTGATTCTGGTGAATCCTCCATAATGACGTCAAAAGCCTTTACTCTTGCCAATAACCTGCTTGATTTAATTGTTTCAATCGAATCATGTTTGGGCTCTGCATATGCGTCACGTCTTGTTGCAGCAGCAAGGCCTTGGCTGCCTGATGTGGTCTTGGCATTGGGATCTCCAAGTGTTCTACAACAGACTGACAGCGGAAGCGAACATTCAACTGCGTCTGAACAAATTAAGTTAAATTTTCCAAAATGGCCCTTGGTTGTAGCCAAAACTGTGCTGCTCTCTGCTGTGAATGAAGATGAAGGAGATCATGAATGTTCTCAACCAGATAAATACTCAGCATTCAATAAACTTCTGGCCATGCTCATTATATTACTTAAAAAGAATCGAAGTATAATGGATGCAATTGGGGATATTTTCCTGGTTTGTTCACTTGTTGGACTCGAACAAAAGGACTTTGAACTGGCATTAGGACTCTTGCAGTTTGTACGTTCCAAGTTGTTTAACCATGATGACAGGGATTGGGGTGACATGATGCTGTCTACTCTGCAAGAAATCTATCATAAGATCGAGAGGGGAGTTACAGAACCTAGAAACGATGATGAACTGGAGAAATTAAATCATGCAAAGAATTTGATTGAGCCTCTTTGGACGTATCATGGATGGGAAAGTGAAAAGGTCAACATGACTGATGACTag
- the LOC123906328 gene encoding cyclin-D5-1-like codes for MGSFVDTPFSLSSLLCHEQDESIFIFQQDENDNNPCFLLDDEEEYIHYLFKQETGFGSLSYDDVDDDVDSSKSLFWFRNARLNAIDWIFNTQAKFGFTYQTAYLSITYFDRFLSKRSIDESKPWAIQLLSVACLSIAAKMEEQRVPPLSEYPIEYRFENKVIKNMELLILSTLEWKMGLPTPFAYLHYFFTKFCNESRLETIISKATQHIVTLVKEFNLMNQRPSIIASASILAAYDSTLTKKEMDLRLSVISSWGNLESGQVFSCYNVIQEKRINKVKKTPSSDLLLSTETNSTCDVVENKSNGCLGVKRKLGYENNEECQEQKLQRL; via the exons ATGGGTAGTTTTGTTGACACCCCTTTTTCTTTGTCTAGTCTACTCTGTCATGAACAAGATGAATCCATCTTCATCTTCCAACAAGATGAAAATGACAATAACCCATGTTTTCTTTTAGACGATGAAGAAGAATACATTCATTATTTGTTCAAACAAGAAACAGGATTTGGATCCTTATCttatgatgatgttgatgatgatgttgattcAAGTAAAAGCTTATTCTGGTTCAGAAATGCTCGCTTAAATGCTATTGATTGGATTTTCAAT acACAAGCAAAATTTGGATTCACTTACCAAACAGCTTATTTATCAATCACTTATTTTGATCGGTTTCTTTCAAAACGATCCATTGAT GAATCTAAACCTTGGGCTATACAATTACTATCAGTGGCATGTTTATCAATTGCAGCAAAAATGGAAGAACAAAGGGTTCCTCCATTATCAGAATATCCAATAGAGTATAGATTTGAGAACAAAGTTATCAAAAATATGGAACTTTTGATTTTGAGTACTTTGGAATGGAAAATGGGATTACCAACCCCTTTTGCTTATTTGCATTATTTCTTCACCAAGTTCTGCAATGAATCAAGATTAGAAACAATAATCTCAAAAGCCACACAACACATTGTCACATTGGTCAAAG AGTTTAATTTGATGAATCAAAGACCATCTATAATTGCTTCTGCTTCTATATTAGCAGCTTATGATTCCACATTAACCAAAAAAGAAATGGATCTTCGGTTAAGTGTAATCTCATCATGGGGAAATCTAGAGAGT GGACAGGTATTTTCTTGTTACAATGTTATACAAGAAAAGAGGATAAACAAAGTTAAGAAGACACCTTCATCGGATTTATTATTATCAACAGAGACAAATTCCACATGTGATGTTGTTGAGAACAAATCTAATGGTTGTTTAGGAGTTAAGAGAAAGCTTGGTTATGAAAACAATGAAGAATGTCAAGAACAAAAGCTACAAAGACTTTAG